One genomic region from Cydia strobilella chromosome 27, ilCydStro3.1, whole genome shotgun sequence encodes:
- the LOC134753658 gene encoding adenosine 5'-monophosphoramidase HINT1-like, which yields MLTKVIQRALKFRCKRSYPTNIYDISRGSAFAIRRPYSDEVKKAQVQSVATPGPTIFDKILAREISADIIYEDDLCMAFNDVSPQAPVHFLVIPKRRIPRLQDAEESDKELLGHLMSVARALATARAPLGWRLVVNNGREGAQSVYHLHLHILGGRQMGWPPG from the exons GTGATCCAACGGGCTCTAAAATTCCGTTGTAAACGGAGCTACCCGACCAACATCTACGATATTTCTCGCGGCTCTGCCTTCGCGATACGTCGCCCTTACAGCGATGAAGTCAAGAAAGCACAAGTACAAAGTGTGGCGACGCCGGGCCCGACGATTTTCGACAAGATTTTGGCACGCGAGATAAGTGCGGATATAATATATGAAGATGATTTGTGTATGGCGTTTAATGATGTATCTCCGCAGGCGCCCGTCCATTTTCTAGTTATTCCTAAGAGGAGGATACCAAGGCTGCAAGATGCAGAAGAAAGTGATAAAGAG CTCCTTGGGCACCTGATGTCCGTGGCCCGCGCGCTAGCcactgcgcgcgcgccgctcgGATGGCGCCTCGTGGTTAACAACGGCCGAGAGGGCGCTCAGAGCGTCTACCATCTGCATTTACATATTCTGGGGGGACGGCAGATGGGCTGGCCACCAGGCTAA